One Glycine soja cultivar W05 chromosome 7, ASM419377v2, whole genome shotgun sequence genomic window, aaaagttacctTTCATTAGAATTTTGATatctgaaataaataaaaaatatcattagacttaaaattttaattaaataaaacatattttaaagacaacgttaaataaattaaaattttcttatatttaacatcaataaaaaaattcttatatttatgATTGGAAGAAGCAATTTGTTGTTTCCCTCTCAAATCATGTATTGGTAATTCGATCCTTGTTATTGCTCTGttctcttttataaaaaaaattcaaatcttttttttcaaagtaaatATTAACAACATATGTCTTATGTCTTATTTAATgagaatatttttcaaatatcatttatttaatgAGAAATTTATGCTTAATATCAAGTTTTAACTAaggataatttaataaaaatttatttatttttattgaaattatataatttaataataagattaactaattttcttaataaaattaaaactaatatttgCCAATTCGCACACAGGATGGATGAGGTACTTTCAACGAATATTAGGTTGATTTGAATAAGATTTTCAGACTGATATGAAGGCACTAATTAAGGGCAAGTAGCAAGTTTGTgagattttaataattttttcctccTCCCTTAAAtataagggaaaaaaatattcattctaaatttaattaaccgtatttaactatattaatttcaattaaatattttttccaacTTATCCTTCATTCAAAcataatataagaaataaaaaaaattaaaattaacacctcaattaaataaaaaatattttaaaataataacattaattaaagtaaaattaatcaaaattttcttatattcaagacaattcttttttcttatattcGAGAGACCGAAGACAATATTAGTCATCATAAAGTGaaagaatgaaaataataattaaacctaCTAAAATAATGAGTTGGTCACTTAGTTAATGACCGACTAAAATGATATAAAGCCACTTACTAACATTCTTGTAAAAAATCACTAACTGAAAAGTACCTaatattgtaaatttgtaataCAAAATAAGAATTGGCAGATAGTTCCAAAATGTGCCAATCTGAAAAACAACTCCATAGTAATTTCATGcaagttttatttttccctCCACTAACGTTTCACAATGTTGAATATCAACAAAACTTGGCTTAGAATGAGAATTGTTAACGCACAAATCTCCACTGGTATTTAACATTAAACAAGACTGACTAATCCAGCTAGCTAGCTTCCGAAACAAAGGGACTTGGGCACTTGAAACAAAGTCCAATAcaagaaaatgaatgaataaacaagaatattgaaaaaaaaattaccactaTTGATTACACACAAACTATGCTAGGTACGTATCTCactattgatttttttgtatACAAACAACTCAGCGTCATCACCAGCATGGTAATACAAGAATAAGGGTATAAGCGCTGTGAGCAGAGAATAAAAGTTGGTCAGACTCGTGTAACAGAGTCCCATTTCCTCCGGAATAACAACAAACCCTAAATTATGCCGTGGCTGTACAGAGTTTCCCTTTGAGCTTTCATCGAATTCTACACGATTCAATGACCTCACTAACAGCTTTATGAGTCTCCGGCGAAATCATGTTCAATGATAGATGGAATTCCTGCAGACAAGACACAATGATGCCTTTAAAAAGCTATCAATTGTGTGAAAAACACTTacaaaagcaaaaaaggaaaaggtgaTGAGGCCCCAGGTGTCCAAAATGATTAAGGTGAAACCCCCAGTTACCATTCCCAAATAAATTTAGTGTCTAACAAATATGTCAAGCTAACTTCACATTTTCATCTCCATGGTGTTAACAATTATCTACATACCACAAATCTGTCCAACACAGGTACAAGACTTGCTAAGTTCTGGTCTGGAAGATTGTCAGCAATTGCTGCACGGATGCTCTTACTGtagagcaaaaaaagaaaaagtaaattataggccctaaaatatacaacaaaaaaattcagaaattaCCTTTCAGTGGAAAGAAATGCTAGAAGCAGCGCAGAATAAGCTTCCACAATCATTTTCTCAGCTTCTTTTTCACCTTGTAGAACAGCTGCCTCATCATTCTGCATGATGAAACATAtgattaatcaataaaatttcatatatttcCACATCTACATTACATGAGACACACCAACTTTATTTAAGTGTTTCTACTTTCTAGCATTgataaacaagtaaataagaACAATGATTACATATCAGATGAGATCTACTAGAACATTTTCACATATTGGAAGTTTGAAGCCAATTCCAATTTGTTTTCCATATGCATCCTATTGCATTATCCACATCAGGGCACAATCAAGTCAAGCACgattccaacttccatttttctTTACCCATTGCTTGTTCATTTGAATTTtaactgttttttttctttagaaacTATTTCAGTTTACGTAAACAAAAACATCTTTTAATCACCTGATAATGCTGAACCATTACACATGATATAGTAAACAAGTTGGAAAGATTACCTATAGATTTCCAATTAGAGGATATAACATCAGTAATTTCTCAACCAAAAGAGCAATTCTAGTATTCGATGCAATTCCAAGCTTCCCACAAGCATATCAATAGATAAGGAATAAAAATGcgaataaacataataattgtcacaagaattttaaggaaaaaatttaACATGCTACCCACCAGTTGCAAATGTTTATCTTCCCCAGCTCCTTCACTTTCACCCAGGTTAGCCAAGAAAATGGAGCATAATAATTGAATAACATCCTTCCGAACCTCCTGGTGCAAGCTTACTGAGGAAGGTAGCAGAACACTGGCTGCTGCAAGTCGTGATCTGCAAAAAAACAGAAGCATGCTTGAAAGGGTTTTCACAAATGGCTTACTGGGCATTGAAATTTATTAGTCTAACCATTGGATAGGAAATACACATCAAGTTAATCGAGTTTACAATATTTTATGCTTGAATGGGTTTTCACAAATGCTTGCACTTCATTAATCAACTTCAATCTACCCGACATTATACTTTCATTACATAATGTTTAATCTATTAAAAATTTGGCATGTAATATGTATGATCATTAAGATATTACACATGATTCAGCaattatatttgttaaattaaaatccTATAAAAAGTTATTAAGTGGAACAAGTGCCCAAGACTTTCTAAAGGGGATCCAATTGTTTGGAATAAAACTAACAATAGAAGAAAaacaatcaacaaaaaaaacaaacaaatctcTTGCTCATGTACCTCTATTAGTTTCATTACCAACAGCCAGTTCAGAAGTTGCTCAAATTACCTGTTATGACCATCCTTCTCGACCAGGTTTACAAGCAGGCCCAGAATAGCAACAAGGAAATCTAACTCATGATCAGTCAGATGCCTATCGGATTGATGATCTTTTGTCGTTCCTGCACCATTTTCCTTTATTTGAGCAAAGGATGACGATGAACTGAAAGAAGGGAAATGACCAGCAATTAACATAGACATAGTCTCCAATCCTCCATAGTTAGCAATTTGCCGACAGCCAACAGGGTTGTCATTGGTCAAATTCATCAGCACCTAAAATAAGAAGTGAGTTAGTGAAAAAATTGTAACTAACCTCTGCATGAGAAAAACCCTGATAGGATctcctataaaaagaataacaaaagaaaacgACAGAGAGGACACACATATCCAAGTTCCACGGATAGGTCTATcagtatatataaacaaaaaatgaattatatatcCAGCAGATATCTCTCTAAAACATCGGTATAGTGTATAACAGTGACAGAAAACTCGATTGCAGCTAtgcattaaacaaaaaataactctCAAATGGTTAAACAGGGAAGCAGTTCCTCCACTTTCACTCAATTACCCAAACATTATGAGAATAAGTGTATCTAAATGTTGCATAGAACAAAATCAAATCAGATAAAATACCTTTACAGCAGTAAGAAGGCAGTCAGCTAGAAGGCTGGAATCTTTTTCATCACCAACATCAGAACTGGAACAATTGATGTCTCCATTACTTAATTCTCGTTGGCTCACATTGGTGTGAGATTGACATtcattttcaaactctctgtTTGCTACCAGATGCTTTTtagaatgagattttttttgttttcctgaTAATAGATCCCACTTAGAGGGTGCAAAGTCATCCTCATCAAATGCAAAGGGATCTTGGCTATCATCCAATATTACAACTGGGGTACCTTCCATAAAGCGAACATTCTTCCCAGAACTATTTTGAATCGTGGATGTTTTACAGTATGAACTCTTAGATGCACCACTACAAGACCCAGACATGGAAGAACTGACCCTCGTCTTTAGTGAATAAGTATCAGTAGTTGAAGTGCTGGGAGTTTCAGAAATGGATAGCGAACTTTCCAACCGATTACATGTCAATATTCGGTTGATCTGAGAAGCATTAGAACTCTTAACAGAAGAGGCTCTCTCCACACCGTGGTACTTTCCAGTGGAACTGATGGATAAAGTCTCATTCTCTGTGAATTCAAAAGAAGGAGCATTCAGAAAATCTGAAGACTAACTTATTTCTACATTACTAAGTCACCACCAATTTATCTTCTAGAAGTTAGATTGTTAGAATATGACAAAAAACAGTGCACAACCCAAATACCCGGGACTGGGAAGAAACAAATTATCTTTATAACAATATTAAGGTGCAGAACAACGAAAGACAAGGCACAGCAATGATTGTCATTCTACAAATTACCACATCCTGAAAAAAGGTAAGTTTTCTACAAATTACTCAACCCAGACCAAGCCCATCCCCTTTTCCTCTCAATTCAAGCCTACCATGCAGTACCAGTGCCTATCCTTCCTTTAATATTCTCATTTCTCCTCAACAGATTTACCACCTCCCACTATTCCTTGCAGCCCAGCATTCAGTTATGCTCCAGACTTAACAGCATGAATTTTCCATTTATTTACTATTAGGTGTCCTCTTCATCCATGCCTGCATACATTAACCTTTTACATCCCATCCCCTTCAGAATACCATATGCCTCAGTAATAGAGGCCTGTCAATTCTGCAggttgataaaaaaacatagcaAAAGATAATAGTTATCTCCTAATAGAGGGAAACAATTTAAGCAATCAATCCTGTCTGTCTTGGATAAAAGGATAAGTAAGAGTATGAAGGTTCAAGAATGGTTTGGCAAATTTCTGTATAGAACTCCAACCTAATACTAACAATCTAGTACCTTTATAGTCTCTGAGCTGATCCAGTTCAGAATCATGACTGGTCATAGAGAAGGGATCATAAGGCTTGTTATCATTGGATGCAGCAGAGGCACTTCGATGTAAACATAGATCTACAAGTTAGAAGATTTTTGGCAGGGAGAGAGGAAACAAAAGCTTAGAACCATTAGAAATGTAAACTAATCAAAGCAAAATAACATgactattgaaaataaaataaataataatgaaaaggCAGCAAAAGCAAGAAGTTACCCTTTGAGTGATCATTACCTGAGAGGATTTTTATGACAGTTATAATCAGCTCCGTAAATGAAGTTGGGGGTCCCTGAGGactcaattttcttttcattccaaGCAAATGAGTCTATAATGAGAAAATAAATGTTAAGATTGAAtgattgataaattaaaaatttcaccAAGCAATGAATGCAATGCAGCAAACTGTATGCATTATGCAATACAGATGGAGAATGTCACACATGTAAAATTCAAGACAACCCAAATTAcatctataaaaataaacaaacaagttTACAAGTAAAACAGGCAAAGAACACATGTCAACCTGATTGCCATTGCTTAGGAAAGTTGCATTTTCCATTATCTTCAAGCACTTGAGAAGCAAAGTTAGGCTCTTGATTCGTTTGTCATTTCTTAAATCTTTGGTAGACAGAGAACTATCCTTCATCCAATTCTGAAAGACAAATCCACAGTTTTCAGGTAGTTATTACCATAATTTCTTATTTGAGGAAGCAAATATAGGGTGCATTTGATCACGATTATGTTAGAAGTAATGTTGAAagaattgatttttgaaaaaattaaggtTAAAAAATTTGTGTTTAAAAATGAGTTcagaataaatgattttttggatgaaaaagttTAATTACTCTTGGCGTTCAACTACAGAATATTTTTATGGGTCCCACACCAAGAATCTATTTAACAgaaaagctaaaaaaattaagtcaaaACCAATTTGACCCACAGCAGAATTAGTTGAGAGTCTAAAAAGTTACCCAAACACTCATGTTACTATACaatttgttcttttatcaacAAAAATGTGATTTTGAAAGCTTTCCAAACAGGCCAATAAAAGAATTGGTGAAATCAGCAGAATACAATATCTCATgtcagataaaaaaatatcaatcagAAAATATTCTGTTTTAACTGTCTCTGTCAATTTCTTTTGGCCAAAGTTATGTGTACTACAAATATAGTAAGGCATATATATGAACTAACATACAAGCTCACACCTCCAAATCTGAATGACAATTCATGGTGACTTCAAAGACTGCATCAAGTCCTCCATGCTCCCTTAATTTTTCCTTGAAATTTCCACCAGCCTTCCGTACAGCACCACTGGTTTCTGAATGCAAGTAATCCCCCAAAACAtccaaagaaaatataaaagaatactCAGAAGATGTTCCAATAGAGGTTccataaaagaatatatacaGTCAGCAGGATCATGGAACATTACAAAGCCCATTGAAGTTAGTTCCTGATCAACTATAACTTTTTGTGAAGAAAGAATACCACAGAAATCATAATTTACAAGTGAAAACAGCATAATCCTAATTAATTTGGGATGGAAATTCACATAAACAAAGACCACTGATATACAATTCAGAATAAAGCCCCCTAGCATATAAACAAACCAGATTCCATCAAATTAAGCACCACTGTTCTGAGAACTTACTAGTTTTATTTGTATTTCAAAATCAAGATGGCACCGTCAGAActtagaaagaaataaaaataaacaagactAATACATAAACTCATCGCTAATGATTTTAAACACTAAATAGTAAATACcagtataaaatatatatgaacaGATTTGGTTGCCTACTATTATTTTTGTGCAAAAATACCGACATTAGCATTTAAAAGGACACAATATAATAGAGGGAAAAGAACATCTTCAGCCAATAATACAAACTAGAAATAAATGTACTTTACGATACCATCAAGAGAAATGGCAGACAAACAACCCTTCTCCATAGTCAGCAATGCTAACCATTTTGGGCATAACTCTGGCCTCTCCACCCTACTGTCATTCTGACATGTTTTCAGCTCTTTGAAATTTACTAGAATTTCTTGAACTCTAGAAAAAACTTCTGCAGAACTGGAGTCCAATCTTCCCGTTGTATTCGTATTTTTCAGCATGTCATCATTCTGACGCAATGATAGAAGTTTATAGCCAAATTTTGGTGCTTTGTCTTTAATAGCTGAGGAGATAATTGGTTTTACCAACTTCATCAGAAATTGAATAGAACCAGGTGATTCAAGGAGGTGATCATCTTGGCCCTGAAAAACAAAAGCACATCCAGTCAAAtacataataatagtaatactCATATTGGTCATAGCTTCTTTCATCATTCATAAATTCACTAACTGCAATTC contains:
- the LOC114419523 gene encoding uncharacterized protein LOC114419523 isoform X2, coding for MIVRTYGRRKGTLSGTCSGSSSLNGDVSEPFRDSLSQEIDDPVCGFAFSSQDSSSQHWSFFDSEIDDFGGGAGGARESKRAKRAVAEGIPATSTLMEAQEFGEMMEHVDEVNFALDGLRKGQPLRIRRASLVSLLTICATTHQRRLLRTQGMAKTIIDSILGLSLDDSPSNLAAATLFYVLTGDGQDDHLLESPGSIQFLMKLVKPIISSAIKDKAPKFGYKLLSLRQNDDMLKNTNTTGRLDSSSAEVFSRVQEILVNFKELKTCQNDSRVERPELCPKWLALLTMEKGCLSAISLDETSGAVRKAGGNFKEKLREHGGLDAVFEVTMNCHSDLENWMKDSSLSTKDLRNDKRIKSLTLLLKCLKIMENATFLSNGNQTHLLGMKRKLSPQGPPTSFTELIITVIKILSDLCLHRSASAASNDNKPYDPFSMTSHDSELDQLRDYKENETLSISSTGKYHGVERASSVKSSNASQINRILTCNRLESSLSISETPSTSTTDTYSLKTRVSSSMSGSCSGASKSSYCKTSTIQNSSGKNVRFMEGTPVVILDDSQDPFAFDEDDFAPSKWDLLSGKQKKSHSKKHLVANREFENECQSHTNVSQRELSNGDINCSSSDVGDEKDSSLLADCLLTAVKVLMNLTNDNPVGCRQIANYGGLETMSMLIAGHFPSFSSSSSFAQIKENGAGTTKDHQSDRHLTDHELDFLVAILGLLVNLVEKDGHNRSRLAAASVLLPSSVSLHQEVRKDVIQLLCSIFLANLGESEGAGEDKHLQLNDEAAVLQGEKEAEKMIVEAYSALLLAFLSTESKSIRAAIADNLPDQNLASLVPVLDRFVEFHLSLNMISPETHKAVSEVIESCRIR
- the LOC114419523 gene encoding uncharacterized protein LOC114419523 isoform X1, encoding MIVRTYGRRKGTLSGTCSGSSSLNGDVSEPFRDSLSQEIDDPVCGFAFSSQDSSSQHWSFFDSEIDDFGGGAGGARESKRAKRAVAEGIPATSTLMEAQEFGEMMEHVDEVNFALDGLRKGQPLRIRRASLVSLLTICATTHQRRLLRTQGMAKTIIDSILGLSLDDSPSNLAAATLFYVLTGDGQDDHLLESPGSIQFLMKLVKPIISSAIKDKAPKFGYKLLSLRQNDDMLKNTNTTGRLDSSSAEVFSRVQEILVNFKELKTCQNDSRVERPELCPKWLALLTMEKGCLSAISLDETSGAVRKAGGNFKEKLREHGGLDAVFEVTMNCHSDLENWMKDSSLSTKDLRNDKRIKSLTLLLKCLKIMENATFLSNGNQTHLLGMKRKLSPQGPPTSFTELIITVIKILSGNDHSKDLCLHRSASAASNDNKPYDPFSMTSHDSELDQLRDYKENETLSISSTGKYHGVERASSVKSSNASQINRILTCNRLESSLSISETPSTSTTDTYSLKTRVSSSMSGSCSGASKSSYCKTSTIQNSSGKNVRFMEGTPVVILDDSQDPFAFDEDDFAPSKWDLLSGKQKKSHSKKHLVANREFENECQSHTNVSQRELSNGDINCSSSDVGDEKDSSLLADCLLTAVKVLMNLTNDNPVGCRQIANYGGLETMSMLIAGHFPSFSSSSSFAQIKENGAGTTKDHQSDRHLTDHELDFLVAILGLLVNLVEKDGHNRSRLAAASVLLPSSVSLHQEVRKDVIQLLCSIFLANLGESEGAGEDKHLQLNDEAAVLQGEKEAEKMIVEAYSALLLAFLSTESKSIRAAIADNLPDQNLASLVPVLDRFVEFHLSLNMISPETHKAVSEVIESCRIR